Proteins from a genomic interval of Musa acuminata AAA Group cultivar baxijiao chromosome BXJ1-9, Cavendish_Baxijiao_AAA, whole genome shotgun sequence:
- the LOC103997363 gene encoding pentatricopeptide repeat-containing protein At5g04780, mitochondrial, with product MRLQSMRRLISTHGKLPCCLRSQSRFGFEASSKGVVVCEDGAIRVLELQEILQLCARKQLTREGKCCHGLAVQAGLLADTLTCNILINFYSKCGRVDFARRLFDGMPERSLVTWNTMIATHTQHGEDMEALHLFLQMRREGSLLSEFTLSSVLCACAARCAVTESQQLHALALKTAADSNVFVGTAVLDVYAKCKMIRDARLVFDAMPEKSSVSWSSMVAGYVQNDLYEEAVWFFHHAHKMGVELTQFTLSAALSACASIAASTEGKQLHSVAIRAGFAANLFVATSLIDVYSKCGCIREAYLVFRNVEDENIVLWNAMITGFSKHARPHEAMMLFEKMRQRGLQPNEVSYVSVLSACSHVGLVEEGRGYFDLLSRDAAVRPNVLHYSCMVDVLGRAGRIDEAWELIRSMPFGASASMWGSMLNSCRVHGNVELAKIAAQHLFELEPDNAGNHVLLSNIYAASKQWGEVAVARKFLKDSGTRKEIGKSWIDVRGKVHSFVVGENKHPRISEIYAKLEDLRREMNRLAYKVEVHYDLHDVGEGQKEELLRHHSERLALAFGLIELPSGTPIRIFKNLRVCGDCHSFMKTASMITDREIIARDTNRFHHFSRGHCSCGDFW from the coding sequence ATGAGATTACAGTCCATGAGAAGGTTGATTTCCACGCACGGGAAGCTTCCTTGTTGTTTGCGCAGCCAAAGTAGATTTGGATTTGAAGCCTCGAGCAAAGGAGTTGTTGTTTGCGAAGATGGCGCTATCAGAGTGTTAGAACTGCAAGAAATCCTGCAGCTTTGCGCAAGGAAACAGTTAACCAGGGAGGGGAAGTGTTGTCATGGTTTAGCTGTTCAAGCTGGTCTGCTTGCGGATACTCTCACGTGTAACATCTTGATCAACTTCTACTCCAAATGTGGTCGTGTCGACTTTGCTCGTCGCCTGTTCGATGGAATGCCTGAACGGAGCTTGGTCACATGGAACACCATGATTGCCACGCATACTCAACATGGGGAAGACATGGAGGCTCTGCATCTTTTCTTGCAGATGCGTCGAGAAGGGTCTTTGCTCAGTGAATTCACGTTGTCAAGCGTGCTTTGTGCCTGTGCTGCCAGATGTGCTGTCACGGAAAGCCAGCAGTTGCACGCTTTGGCCCTCAAAACTGCTGCTGATTCCAATGTGTTTGTTGGGACTGCAGTGCTCGACGTGTATGCGAAGTGCAAGATGATTCGTGATGCGCGGCTGGTGTTTGACGCGATGCCAGAAAAATCGTCGGTGTCATGGAGTTCTATGGTCGCAGGCTACGTGCAAAATGATCTTTACGAGGAGGCGGTTTGGTTCTTCCATCATGCTCACAAGATGGGAGTGGAATTGACGCAGTTCACACTTTCTGCTGCTCTCAGTGCATGTGCTAGCATAGCAGCAAGCACAGAAGGAAAGCAGCTGCATTCAGTGGCGATAAGAGCTGGTTTCGCTGCCAACCTATTTGTAGCTACCTCGCTGATCGATGTCTACTCAAAGTGCGGATGCATAAGGGAAGCTTACTTGGTCTTCCGTAACGTGGAAGACGAGAACATCGTCTTATGGAATGCGATGATCACAGGCTTCTCCAAACACGCTCGACCACACGAAGCCATGATGCTGTTTGAGAAAATGCGGCAGAGAGGGCTACAGCCCAATGAGGTCAGCTACGTATCTGTGCTGTCCGCATGCAGTCATGTGGGTTTGGTCGAAGAGGGTCGTGGATATTTTGACCTGCTGTCGAGAGATGCTGCCGTTCGACCAAATGTCCTTCACTATTCTTGCATGGTCGATGTTCTTGGCCGGGCTGGGAGGATCGATGAAGCTTGGGAATTGATCAGGAGTATGCCATTCGGGGCCAGTGCCTCCATGTGGGGATCTATGCTTAATTCCTGCCGTGTCCATGGCAATGTCGAACTGGCGAAAATTGCAGCTCAGCATCTGTTTGAGCTCGAACCTGATAACGCAGGAAACCATGTTTTGCTGTCGAACATATATGCTGCAAGCAAACAATGGGGAGAGGTTGCTGTGGCTCGGAAGTTTTTGAAGGATAGTGGCACAAGAAAGGAGATAGGAAAGAGTTGGATTGATGTGAGAGGAAAAGTTCACAGCTTTGTCGTCGGAGAGAACAAGCATCCAAGAATCAGTGAGATTTATGCTAAGTTGGAGGATCTTAGGAGGGAGATGAACAGGTTAGCTTACAAGGTTGAGGTACATTACGACCTTCATGATGTAGGGGAAGGGCAAAAGGAGGAGCTACTAAGACACCACAGTGAGAGATTGGCACTTGCTTTTGGTCTTATTGAGTTGCCCAGCGGGACACCGATCAGGATATTTAAGAACCTAAGAGTGTGTGGGGACTGCCATTCGTTTATGAAAACGGCTTCGATGATCACTGACAGGGAAATCATTGCTAGAGATACAAATCGATTTCACCACTTTAGCAGAGGACATTGCTCCTGTGGGGATTTCTGGTAA
- the LOC135582635 gene encoding uncharacterized protein LOC135582635 → MSEDRVIVSESLEEVKPKSSPRISAAVKRNTSIPLSLPNSDEKILSRYLEPSIGSCHDICKYGIKHDYEAKSRHHFFARFLAHNQMPDGECNQSNFMVVHRNKKSELKPRAIRTTDEFTDKTRFSKQMDLPPEKIIRTSNSLTDIAARSVHESSGMKFNAAPYDQANNAFLEQSAVDQDGKSSEESMDISTDEDKSSNLSRKLLCESVTMGLDRTTMQNDSAIEEHAPITQAGESPEEPVSIKFMISSTIQEDDVSTNYKASNPSDGLSVEQTSIELLTASPIKDNIVSADYQKADGAEESPNKLIDIKMKTLPESCEEGPSSLKLMNPKSKSSTKHRPVSGAERASKEAFNTKLKTPVYISPISTIKTPSTQVGFSKEQFQVKSLSTGIKTKRELNKLNSGNEVAGVSDRHKGIKQGKSDISGGPKLVKNSSVLRKTTRSVKLEPEQERPSRVKSTTASVTSIAIKKATSSPSKTIDASSEPAMPLKLKKIVKSSPPFVSSTEISGRRNQEKIIKVAKPLSAPSTKRQFTRVSSMKLRKYRKLIPSFTASNQAKAGNFGVKEKTVHASEPNLEHVDLRTLRQKLRKHRLHPNSQGGHEESGTQPIRASETAIHIGVSQRSYRDVPKSEMKIKPGRISGANSEDKTETSGKLNFSRRKVVDLRSDNSAPIKLRLRQVKTVGGNQKPKEIETKGSKNRMKSDGAGPRTALSNAINVALRHQNVDDKKDTQGLFNNVIAETASKLVESRKSKVRALVGAFETVLSLQESKVAPLVAVL, encoded by the coding sequence ATGAGTGAAGACAGAGTTATTGTCTCAGAATCCCTTGAGGAAGTGAAGCCTAAAAGTTCACCAAGGATAAGTGCAGCAGTAAAAAGAAACACCAGTATTCCACTATCTCTTCCAAACAGTGATGAGAAGATTCTTTCTCGTTACTTAGAACCTTCTATAGGTTCGTGCCATGATATCTGTAAATATGGAATTAAGCATGATTATGAAGCCAAGAGTAGGCATCACTTTTTCGCAAGGTTTTTGGCCCATAACCAGATGCCTGATGGAGAATGCAATCAATCAAATTTCATGGTAGTACACAGAAATAAGAAATCAGAACTTAAGCCAAGGGCAATTCGTACGACAGATGAATTCACTGATAAGACTAGATTCAGTAAGCAGATGGATCTTCCACCTGAGAAGATAATTCGGACTTCTAATTCGCTTACCGATATAGCAGCAAGATCTGTTCATGAATCCTCAGGCATGAAGTTTAATGCTGCACCATATGATCAAGCAAATAATGCATTTCTCGAGCAGTCAGCTGTAGATCAAGATGGAAAATCATCAGAGGAATCTATGGACATTTCAACCGATGAGGACAAATCGAGCAACCTTTCCAGAAAATTACTTTGTGAATCTGTAACCATGGGACTTGATAGAACAACAATGCAAAATGATTCTGCCATTGAAGAACATGCACCCATTACACAGGCAGGAGAATCACCTGAGGAACCTGTTAGCATAAAGTTCATGATTTCGTCAACTATTCAGGAAGATGATGTTTCTACCAATTATAAAGCATCAAATCCATCAGATGGATTATCAGTGGAGCAAACAAGCATAGAGTTGTTGACTGCATCTCCCATCAAAGATAACATTGTTTCTGCTGACTATCAAAAAGCTGATGGAGCAGAGGAATCACCTAATAAGCTGATAGATATCAAGATGAAAACTCTTCCGGAATCATGTGAAGAAGGACCATCAAGCTTGAAATTGATGAATCCTAAGAGCAAATCATCTACTAAACACAGACCTGTTAGTGGGGCAGAAAGAGCATCTAAAGAAGCATTTAACACGAAGCTAAAGACTCCAGTTTATATAAGCCCTATATCTACTATCAAAACACCAAGTACTCAAGTAGGATTCTCCAAGGAACAGTTCCAGGTGAAGAGTTTGAGCACAGGTATCAAAACAAAGAGAGAACTGAACAAGCTGAACAGTGGTAATGAGGTTGCTGGAGTCTCTGATAGGCATAAAGGCATAAAGCAAGGGAAAAGTGACATATCTGGTGGACCAAAACTTGTCAAGAACAGTTCTGTATTAAGGAAAACAACAAGATCAGTCAAGTTGGAGCCTGAGCAAGAACGCCCATCGCGTGTCAAGAGCACTACTGCATCTGTTACATCTATAGCaatcaagaaagcaacttcatcccCTTCTAAGACAATCGACGCATCTTCTGAGCCTGCGATGCCTTTAAAGCTGAAGAAGATAGTAAAATCTTCACCTCCATTCGTTTCTTCAACAGAGATATCTGGCCGAAGGAATCAGGAGAAGATAATCAAGGTAGCAAAACCACTGTCAGCTCCATCCACCAAGCGTCAATTCACCAGGGTATCAAGCATGAAGCTGAGGAAATACAGGAAGTTAATCCCTTCTTTCACAGCGAGCAATCAAGCGAAAGCTGGAAATTTTGGTGTCAAGGAGAAAACTGTCCATGCCTCTGAGCCTAATCTGGAGCATGTTGATCTCAGAACCCTGAGGCAAAAACTCAGGAAACACAGATTACATCCAAACAGTCAAGGAGGGCATGAGGAATCTGGAACTCAACCGATTAGAGCCAGTGAAACTGCTATTCACATAGGGGTATCTCAGAGAAGTTACAGAGATGTTCCTAAAAGTGAAATGAAGATTAAACCGGGAAGAATTTCTGGTGCTAACTCAGAAGATAAAACTGAGACATCTGGCAAGTTAAATTTCAGCAGAAGGAAGGTGGTTGACTTGCGGTCTGATAACAGTGCTCCAATTAAACTCAGACTCAGGCAGGTTAAAACAGTCGGTGGCAACCAGAAGCCTAAAGAAATAGAAACAAAGGGCTCTAAAAACAGGATGAAATCTGATGGTGCAGGGCCAAGGACTGCTCTCTCAAATGCTATTAATGTTGCTCTGAGACATCAAAATGTTGATGATAAGAAAGACACCCAAGGTCTGTTCAATAACGTGATCGCGGAAACTGCAAGTAAGCTTGTTGAGTCTAGGAAGAGCAAGGTGAGGGCCTTAGTTGGTGCCTTTGAGACCGTCTTATCTCTTCAAGAAAGCAAAGTAGCTCCACTAGTTGCAGTTCTCTGA